Proteins from a genomic interval of Zingiber officinale cultivar Zhangliang chromosome 1B, Zo_v1.1, whole genome shotgun sequence:
- the LOC121978046 gene encoding zinc finger MYND domain-containing protein 15-like isoform X2 translates to MASNAPAEQGRRQRWPTVTECAARGSETPCTQGLPTRRCGLCGAVAYCSTNHQISHWSEHRKECARLEEQMKRMDVLSDFPFTFFMQDGNESRCSMLSSKGLHQIGLWKPECSCGSTIPMDELYDDWALPSSLCPCHEPRSQLSSCLSCWDDYYQWRHLPLHSPVALLLHWPLTVYHCFQVLSAHSSISKVKAELNIHYLGPEKELLQLGVFRELLALFPGVQIYLNLVGPAVPQFRDGETVSLCKYLPCAEESCICKSLYPDSVAEGSNHRNATVRIRLHKGFYHDRYRTIIKDSYPHLIIAPNAGVAAYSSWLPTVELIKGMGIPAIFTDFCEEAANLAANCISSVTGQPLRLPIQINPFRQPMVVEDSVLYLPCYSNCFLFGM, encoded by the exons ATGGCCAGCAATGCCCCAGCGGAGCAGGGACGTAGGCAGCGCTGGCCAACGGTGACGGAGTGCGCCGCGCGAGGAAGTGAAACGCCCTGCACCCAAGGCCTGCCCACCCGGCGCTGTGGCCTCTGCGGCGCCGTCGCATACTGCTCCACGAACCACCAA ATTTCACATTGGAGTGAGCACAGAAAAGAATGTGCAAGGCTTGAAGAGCAGATGAAGCGCATGGATGTACTGAGTGATTTCCCCTTCACATTCTTTATGCAAGATGGTAATG AGAGTAGATGCTCCATGCTGAGCTCAAAGGGCCTTCACCAGATAGGGCTATGGAAACCTGAATGCAGCTGTGGGTCTACCATTCCAATGGATGA GTTATATGATGACTGGGCTTTGCCAAGTTCTCTATGCCCATGTCATG AGCCTAGAAGTCAATTATCATCTTGCTTGAGCTGCTGGGATGACTATTACCAGTGGAGACATCTGCCACTTCATTCACCAGTTGCATTATTGCTTCATTGG CCGCTGACTGTGTACCACTGCTTTCAAGTCTTGTCTGCCCATAGCTCAATTTCAAAAGTTAAAGCTGAATTGAACATACACTATTTAG GACCTGAAAAAGAACTTTTGCAACTCGGAGTGTTTAGAGAGCTGTTGGCACTTTTTCCTGGAGTTCAAATATATCTGAATCTTGTTGGTCCGGCAGTTCCACAATTCAG GGATGGGGAGACAGTAAGCCTTTGCAAGTACCTTCCATGTGCAGAAGAGAGTTGTATCTGTAAATCACTATACCCAGACTCTGTGGCAGAGGGATCAAATCACAGAAATGCTACAGTAAGAATAAGGCTTCACAAAGGTTTCTATCATGACAGATATAGGACCATAATAAAG GACTCATATCCTCACCTTATTATTGCTCCAAATGCCGGTGTTGCtgcttattctagttggttgCCTACTGTT GAACTGATCAAGGGAATGGGCATTCCAGCAATATTTACAGACTTCTGTGAGGAAGCTGCAAATCTAGCTGCTAACTGCATTAGCTCTGTCACAGGCCAGCCACTGAGATTGCCG ATCCAAATAAATCCGTTTAGGCAACCGATGGTGGTGGAAGATAGTGTTTTATATCTCCCTTGCTACTCAAACTGCTTCCTCTTTGGGATGTGA
- the LOC121978046 gene encoding zinc finger MYND domain-containing protein 15-like isoform X1: MASNAPAEQGRRQRWPTVTECAARGSETPCTQGLPTRRCGLCGAVAYCSTNHQISHWSEHRKECARLEEQMKRMDVLSDFPFTFFMQDGNESRCSMLSSKGLHQIGLWKPECSCGSTIPMDELLYDDWALPSSLCPCHEPRSQLSSCLSCWDDYYQWRHLPLHSPVALLLHWPLTVYHCFQVLSAHSSISKVKAELNIHYLGPEKELLQLGVFRELLALFPGVQIYLNLVGPAVPQFRDGETVSLCKYLPCAEESCICKSLYPDSVAEGSNHRNATVRIRLHKGFYHDRYRTIIKDSYPHLIIAPNAGVAAYSSWLPTVELIKGMGIPAIFTDFCEEAANLAANCISSVTGQPLRLPIQINPFRQPMVVEDSVLYLPCYSNCFLFGM; encoded by the exons ATGGCCAGCAATGCCCCAGCGGAGCAGGGACGTAGGCAGCGCTGGCCAACGGTGACGGAGTGCGCCGCGCGAGGAAGTGAAACGCCCTGCACCCAAGGCCTGCCCACCCGGCGCTGTGGCCTCTGCGGCGCCGTCGCATACTGCTCCACGAACCACCAA ATTTCACATTGGAGTGAGCACAGAAAAGAATGTGCAAGGCTTGAAGAGCAGATGAAGCGCATGGATGTACTGAGTGATTTCCCCTTCACATTCTTTATGCAAGATGGTAATG AGAGTAGATGCTCCATGCTGAGCTCAAAGGGCCTTCACCAGATAGGGCTATGGAAACCTGAATGCAGCTGTGGGTCTACCATTCCAATGGATGAGTT GTTATATGATGACTGGGCTTTGCCAAGTTCTCTATGCCCATGTCATG AGCCTAGAAGTCAATTATCATCTTGCTTGAGCTGCTGGGATGACTATTACCAGTGGAGACATCTGCCACTTCATTCACCAGTTGCATTATTGCTTCATTGG CCGCTGACTGTGTACCACTGCTTTCAAGTCTTGTCTGCCCATAGCTCAATTTCAAAAGTTAAAGCTGAATTGAACATACACTATTTAG GACCTGAAAAAGAACTTTTGCAACTCGGAGTGTTTAGAGAGCTGTTGGCACTTTTTCCTGGAGTTCAAATATATCTGAATCTTGTTGGTCCGGCAGTTCCACAATTCAG GGATGGGGAGACAGTAAGCCTTTGCAAGTACCTTCCATGTGCAGAAGAGAGTTGTATCTGTAAATCACTATACCCAGACTCTGTGGCAGAGGGATCAAATCACAGAAATGCTACAGTAAGAATAAGGCTTCACAAAGGTTTCTATCATGACAGATATAGGACCATAATAAAG GACTCATATCCTCACCTTATTATTGCTCCAAATGCCGGTGTTGCtgcttattctagttggttgCCTACTGTT GAACTGATCAAGGGAATGGGCATTCCAGCAATATTTACAGACTTCTGTGAGGAAGCTGCAAATCTAGCTGCTAACTGCATTAGCTCTGTCACAGGCCAGCCACTGAGATTGCCG ATCCAAATAAATCCGTTTAGGCAACCGATGGTGGTGGAAGATAGTGTTTTATATCTCCCTTGCTACTCAAACTGCTTCCTCTTTGGGATGTGA
- the LOC121978046 gene encoding zinc finger MYND domain-containing protein 15-like isoform X3 encodes MASNAPAEQGRRQRWPTVTECAARGSETPCTQGLPTRRCGLCGAVAYCSTNHQISHWSEHRKECARLEEQMKRMDVLSDFPFTFFMQDESRCSMLSSKGLHQIGLWKPECSCGSTIPMDELLYDDWALPSSLCPCHEPRSQLSSCLSCWDDYYQWRHLPLHSPVALLLHWPLTVYHCFQVLSAHSSISKVKAELNIHYLGPEKELLQLGVFRELLALFPGVQIYLNLVGPAVPQFRDGETVSLCKYLPCAEESCICKSLYPDSVAEGSNHRNATVRIRLHKGFYHDRYRTIIKDSYPHLIIAPNAGVAAYSSWLPTVELIKGMGIPAIFTDFCEEAANLAANCISSVTGQPLRLPIQINPFRQPMVVEDSVLYLPCYSNCFLFGM; translated from the exons ATGGCCAGCAATGCCCCAGCGGAGCAGGGACGTAGGCAGCGCTGGCCAACGGTGACGGAGTGCGCCGCGCGAGGAAGTGAAACGCCCTGCACCCAAGGCCTGCCCACCCGGCGCTGTGGCCTCTGCGGCGCCGTCGCATACTGCTCCACGAACCACCAA ATTTCACATTGGAGTGAGCACAGAAAAGAATGTGCAAGGCTTGAAGAGCAGATGAAGCGCATGGATGTACTGAGTGATTTCCCCTTCACATTCTTTATGCAAGATG AGAGTAGATGCTCCATGCTGAGCTCAAAGGGCCTTCACCAGATAGGGCTATGGAAACCTGAATGCAGCTGTGGGTCTACCATTCCAATGGATGAGTT GTTATATGATGACTGGGCTTTGCCAAGTTCTCTATGCCCATGTCATG AGCCTAGAAGTCAATTATCATCTTGCTTGAGCTGCTGGGATGACTATTACCAGTGGAGACATCTGCCACTTCATTCACCAGTTGCATTATTGCTTCATTGG CCGCTGACTGTGTACCACTGCTTTCAAGTCTTGTCTGCCCATAGCTCAATTTCAAAAGTTAAAGCTGAATTGAACATACACTATTTAG GACCTGAAAAAGAACTTTTGCAACTCGGAGTGTTTAGAGAGCTGTTGGCACTTTTTCCTGGAGTTCAAATATATCTGAATCTTGTTGGTCCGGCAGTTCCACAATTCAG GGATGGGGAGACAGTAAGCCTTTGCAAGTACCTTCCATGTGCAGAAGAGAGTTGTATCTGTAAATCACTATACCCAGACTCTGTGGCAGAGGGATCAAATCACAGAAATGCTACAGTAAGAATAAGGCTTCACAAAGGTTTCTATCATGACAGATATAGGACCATAATAAAG GACTCATATCCTCACCTTATTATTGCTCCAAATGCCGGTGTTGCtgcttattctagttggttgCCTACTGTT GAACTGATCAAGGGAATGGGCATTCCAGCAATATTTACAGACTTCTGTGAGGAAGCTGCAAATCTAGCTGCTAACTGCATTAGCTCTGTCACAGGCCAGCCACTGAGATTGCCG ATCCAAATAAATCCGTTTAGGCAACCGATGGTGGTGGAAGATAGTGTTTTATATCTCCCTTGCTACTCAAACTGCTTCCTCTTTGGGATGTGA
- the LOC121978046 gene encoding zinc finger MYND domain-containing protein 15-like isoform X4 translates to MASNAPAEQGRRQRWPTVTECAARGSETPCTQGLPTRRCGLCGAVAYCSTNHQISHWSEHRKECARLEEQMKRMDVLSDFPFTFFMQDESRCSMLSSKGLHQIGLWKPECSCGSTIPMDELYDDWALPSSLCPCHEPRSQLSSCLSCWDDYYQWRHLPLHSPVALLLHWPLTVYHCFQVLSAHSSISKVKAELNIHYLGPEKELLQLGVFRELLALFPGVQIYLNLVGPAVPQFRDGETVSLCKYLPCAEESCICKSLYPDSVAEGSNHRNATVRIRLHKGFYHDRYRTIIKDSYPHLIIAPNAGVAAYSSWLPTVELIKGMGIPAIFTDFCEEAANLAANCISSVTGQPLRLPIQINPFRQPMVVEDSVLYLPCYSNCFLFGM, encoded by the exons ATGGCCAGCAATGCCCCAGCGGAGCAGGGACGTAGGCAGCGCTGGCCAACGGTGACGGAGTGCGCCGCGCGAGGAAGTGAAACGCCCTGCACCCAAGGCCTGCCCACCCGGCGCTGTGGCCTCTGCGGCGCCGTCGCATACTGCTCCACGAACCACCAA ATTTCACATTGGAGTGAGCACAGAAAAGAATGTGCAAGGCTTGAAGAGCAGATGAAGCGCATGGATGTACTGAGTGATTTCCCCTTCACATTCTTTATGCAAGATG AGAGTAGATGCTCCATGCTGAGCTCAAAGGGCCTTCACCAGATAGGGCTATGGAAACCTGAATGCAGCTGTGGGTCTACCATTCCAATGGATGA GTTATATGATGACTGGGCTTTGCCAAGTTCTCTATGCCCATGTCATG AGCCTAGAAGTCAATTATCATCTTGCTTGAGCTGCTGGGATGACTATTACCAGTGGAGACATCTGCCACTTCATTCACCAGTTGCATTATTGCTTCATTGG CCGCTGACTGTGTACCACTGCTTTCAAGTCTTGTCTGCCCATAGCTCAATTTCAAAAGTTAAAGCTGAATTGAACATACACTATTTAG GACCTGAAAAAGAACTTTTGCAACTCGGAGTGTTTAGAGAGCTGTTGGCACTTTTTCCTGGAGTTCAAATATATCTGAATCTTGTTGGTCCGGCAGTTCCACAATTCAG GGATGGGGAGACAGTAAGCCTTTGCAAGTACCTTCCATGTGCAGAAGAGAGTTGTATCTGTAAATCACTATACCCAGACTCTGTGGCAGAGGGATCAAATCACAGAAATGCTACAGTAAGAATAAGGCTTCACAAAGGTTTCTATCATGACAGATATAGGACCATAATAAAG GACTCATATCCTCACCTTATTATTGCTCCAAATGCCGGTGTTGCtgcttattctagttggttgCCTACTGTT GAACTGATCAAGGGAATGGGCATTCCAGCAATATTTACAGACTTCTGTGAGGAAGCTGCAAATCTAGCTGCTAACTGCATTAGCTCTGTCACAGGCCAGCCACTGAGATTGCCG ATCCAAATAAATCCGTTTAGGCAACCGATGGTGGTGGAAGATAGTGTTTTATATCTCCCTTGCTACTCAAACTGCTTCCTCTTTGGGATGTGA
- the LOC121978115 gene encoding cyclin-P4-1-like — protein sequence MAEQPVADEPLAVPAVVSVLSAVLQRQAERNDAASDGQRAPSAFQGVRKPSISVRRYLERIFRYACCSPSCYVVAYIYLDRFAGSRQAVALDSFNVHRLLITSVLTAVKFMDDIYYNNAYYAKVGGISLMEMNYLEVDFLFGIGFELNVTPVTFSYYCSVLQKEMCTESIPPPLPPPAAAAASRSLCCLTEEEPSSCRQKQLAV from the exons ATGGCAGAGCAACCGGTTGCCGACGAACCGCTCGCCGTTCCGGCCGTCGTCTCCGTCCTCTCAGCCGTCCTCCAGCGGCAGGCGGAGCGCAACGACGCTGCCTCCGACGGCCAACGAGCTCCGTCGGCCTTCCAGGGCGTGCGGAAGCCGTCCATCTCGGTGCGCCGCTACCTGGAGCGCATCTTCCGCTACGCCTGCTGCAGTCCCTCCTGCTACGTCGTCGCGTACATCTACCTCGACCGCTTCGCCGGCAGCCGCCAAGCCGTTGCCCTCGACTCCTTCAACGTCCACCGCCTCCTCATCACCAGCGTCCTCACCGCCGTCAAATTCATGGACGACAT ATACTACAACAACGCATACTATGCAAAAGTTGGAGGGATCAGTCTGATGGAGATGAACTACTTGGAAGTAGATTTCTTGTTTGGCATAGGCTTCGAGTTGAATGTTACTCCTGTCACCTTCAGCTACTACTGTTCTGTTCTTCAGAAGGAAATGTGCACGGAATcaattcctcctcctcttcctcctcctgctgctgctgctgcctcAAGGTCGCTCTGTTGCTTGACTGAGGAAGAACCCAGCAGCTGCCGGCAGAAGCAGCTTGCTGTTTGA